Proteins encoded together in one Synergistota bacterium window:
- the infB gene encoding translation initiation factor IF-2 encodes MSKIRVYELARIMGFSSKELMDKMRDLGIEVKTHMSTIDKETAKIIEETLLEEKKEVKQEVQKEEREKEEAQVREEKEKVSATVVPRPPVVTVMGHVDHGKTTLLDTIRKTNVAAREAGGITQKIGASVVEHDGKKIVFIDTPGHEAFTKMRARGAQVTDIAVLVVAADDGVKPQTIEAINHAKAAGVPIIVAINKIDKPNADIERTKRQLAELGLVPEEWGGDTIFVEVSAKHGTGVDELLEMIVLLAEYMELRAEIDAPAEGYVLESRLDKGKGPVADVIVKKGVLRRGDIVLAKGSYGRVRAMFDDKGRQVKEAGPSMAVEIIGLNSLPEAGDSFRVVKSEKEAKAAVEAYLEELREKKRALRPKKLTLEEFLKQVKEGEAKELRLIIKADAQGELDALIPTLEKLSTDEVKVRCLHSGIGNVNESDVMLASASNAVIIGFNVKVDSKAKQAAEREGVQVRLYRVIYDVEEDVKAAMIGMLEPKYEEVYLGRAEVRAVFKIKGGRVAGCYVLDGKISRNAQVRIKRGNEVVYEGKISSLKRFKDDVKEVSKGYECGIGIDGFSNFAEGDIIEAFEVKEVRRITL; translated from the coding sequence TTGAGCAAGATAAGGGTTTACGAGTTGGCAAGAATAATGGGATTTTCAAGCAAGGAGCTAATGGACAAAATGAGAGATTTAGGTATAGAGGTAAAGACTCACATGAGTACGATAGATAAGGAGACCGCTAAGATAATAGAGGAAACCCTTCTTGAGGAGAAAAAAGAAGTCAAACAGGAAGTTCAAAAAGAGGAGAGGGAGAAGGAAGAAGCTCAAGTACGGGAGGAGAAGGAAAAAGTGAGCGCTACCGTTGTACCAAGACCACCAGTGGTTACTGTAATGGGGCATGTTGATCATGGGAAAACCACACTTCTTGACACAATAAGGAAGACTAACGTAGCTGCTCGTGAAGCTGGAGGGATAACCCAGAAGATAGGAGCTTCTGTTGTGGAACACGATGGTAAGAAAATAGTTTTTATAGATACGCCAGGGCATGAGGCGTTCACCAAGATGAGAGCCAGAGGAGCACAAGTTACAGACATTGCGGTTCTTGTAGTGGCTGCGGATGATGGCGTAAAGCCCCAAACGATAGAGGCAATTAACCATGCAAAGGCTGCTGGTGTTCCCATAATTGTTGCTATAAATAAGATAGATAAGCCTAATGCGGATATAGAAAGAACGAAGAGGCAGTTAGCAGAGCTTGGACTTGTGCCTGAAGAATGGGGTGGAGATACGATTTTCGTCGAAGTTTCAGCAAAACATGGCACTGGTGTTGATGAGCTCCTTGAGATGATAGTCTTGCTTGCAGAGTACATGGAGCTTAGAGCGGAGATCGATGCTCCTGCGGAAGGGTATGTGTTGGAATCAAGGCTCGATAAGGGAAAAGGACCGGTAGCTGATGTAATAGTTAAAAAGGGAGTATTGAGAAGAGGAGATATAGTCTTGGCTAAGGGGTCCTATGGTAGAGTTAGGGCCATGTTTGACGATAAAGGTAGGCAAGTTAAGGAAGCTGGTCCCTCGATGGCAGTGGAGATAATAGGCTTGAATTCTCTTCCCGAAGCAGGAGATAGTTTCCGCGTTGTCAAAAGTGAAAAAGAGGCTAAGGCAGCAGTTGAAGCGTATCTTGAGGAGCTTAGAGAGAAGAAGCGCGCTCTTAGACCTAAGAAGCTTACGCTTGAAGAATTTCTTAAGCAAGTTAAGGAAGGAGAAGCGAAAGAGCTTCGTTTAATTATAAAGGCAGATGCACAGGGGGAGCTCGATGCTTTAATTCCAACCCTTGAGAAGCTTTCGACGGATGAGGTCAAGGTTAGGTGCCTTCATAGCGGTATAGGAAACGTTAATGAAAGTGATGTTATGCTTGCATCTGCATCTAACGCGGTTATAATTGGCTTTAACGTGAAAGTAGATTCGAAGGCGAAGCAGGCTGCTGAGAGAGAGGGTGTGCAGGTTAGACTTTACAGAGTGATATATGATGTTGAAGAGGATGTTAAGGCTGCTATGATAGGAATGCTTGAACCCAAATATGAGGAAGTCTATTTGGGAAGGGCTGAAGTGCGAGCCGTGTTTAAGATTAAAGGTGGTAGAGTAGCTGGTTGCTATGTCTTAGATGGGAAAATATCGAGAAATGCGCAGGTTAGAATAAAGCGAGGAAATGAGGTCGTTTATGAGGGCAAGATATCCTCTCTTAAGAGATTTAAGGATGACGTTAAAGAGGTAAGTAAGGGGTATGAATGTGGTATAGGCATAGATGGTTTTTCTAATTTCGCTGAAGGAGATATCATAGAGGCATTCGAAGTAAAGGAAGTGAGAAGGATAACCCTTTAG
- a CDS encoding ribosomal L7Ae/L30e/S12e/Gadd45 family protein, whose protein sequence is MRINALIGFARKAGKITLGRRSTVKALERGKISLVILASDAGSSLKREIMKLASKAGVDVAFDGSKREIGKIVGREACSVLGFIDRRMAEGVMKLEQDKGLRVGKNNGIFKQGANGQNERFRYRGKDSHEYDR, encoded by the coding sequence ATGAGAATTAATGCTCTTATAGGTTTTGCAAGAAAAGCGGGTAAGATAACTTTAGGAAGAAGGTCCACGGTAAAGGCATTGGAGAGAGGAAAGATAAGCCTTGTAATTTTGGCTTCAGATGCGGGATCGTCGCTTAAAAGGGAAATAATGAAGCTTGCTTCCAAAGCAGGAGTGGATGTTGCATTTGATGGATCTAAAAGAGAAATAGGGAAAATAGTTGGGAGGGAGGCCTGTAGCGTCCTCGGCTTTATTGATCGGAGGATGGCAGAGGGGGTGATGAAACTTGAGCAAGATAAGGGTTTACGAGTTGGCAAGAATAATGGGATTTTCAAGCAAGGAGCTAATGGACAAAATGAGAGATTTAGGTATAGAGGTAAAGACTCACATGAGTACGATAGATAA
- a CDS encoding YlxR family protein, which translates to MTRGKHIPIRTCIGCGAKKAKEELIRIVRSPDGKVYLDLSGKESGRGAYICPDLDCLKRALRKKALQRSLKVEKVEESLLKEVENYLSEKRR; encoded by the coding sequence TTGACGAGGGGTAAGCACATTCCTATAAGGACATGTATTGGTTGTGGTGCTAAAAAGGCAAAGGAGGAATTGATAAGAATAGTTAGAAGTCCAGATGGGAAAGTATATCTGGATTTATCAGGAAAAGAGAGCGGAAGGGGAGCATATATTTGCCCTGACCTTGATTGTCTTAAGAGGGCTTTAAGGAAAAAAGCTTTGCAGAGAAGCTTGAAAGTGGAAAAGGTTGAAGAAAGCTTGCTTAAAGAGGTAGAAAATTACCTTTCAGAAAAACGAAGATGA
- the nusA gene encoding transcription termination/antitermination protein NusA, with protein sequence MSKELIRAIRQIERERGIGKNVLLDTLKAALISAYKKHFGSAQSIEIDIDTASGDVKVFALKKVVNEVRDPRMEISIDEARSHGYDVAQGDIVRLEITPRDFGRIAAQTAKQVIVQRLKEAERELIYEEFKGKVGDIVTGSVYRRDRNQVMINLGKTEAILPNQEQIHTEDYKPGSTYKFYVLEVRKTTKGPKIILSRTHPGLLKRLFELEVPEVHDGVVEIKAVVREPGVRSKVAVWSNDSNVDPVGACVGSKGARVQAVSRELSGERIDIVSWSSDPLEFIANALSPAKVLKIERIEGEEKGARVWVPPDQLSLAIGREGQNARLVARLTGWRIDIKPLEGEATGVDEG encoded by the coding sequence GTGAGTAAGGAGCTTATAAGAGCGATAAGGCAGATAGAGCGGGAGAGGGGCATAGGAAAGAACGTCCTTCTTGATACGCTTAAAGCTGCCTTGATTTCTGCTTATAAAAAGCACTTTGGAAGCGCCCAGAGCATAGAGATAGATATAGATACTGCAAGTGGAGATGTTAAGGTCTTTGCTTTAAAGAAGGTGGTAAACGAGGTTCGAGACCCACGAATGGAGATCTCAATAGATGAAGCGAGATCTCATGGATATGATGTTGCTCAAGGAGACATAGTGAGGCTGGAGATTACCCCAAGGGATTTCGGTAGAATAGCGGCTCAAACTGCAAAGCAGGTTATAGTTCAGAGATTAAAGGAAGCGGAAAGAGAGCTCATTTATGAGGAGTTTAAGGGAAAAGTTGGGGATATAGTTACTGGAAGCGTTTATAGAAGAGATAGAAATCAAGTGATGATAAATCTTGGTAAGACTGAGGCAATTTTACCAAATCAGGAGCAGATCCATACCGAGGATTATAAACCAGGGAGTACTTATAAGTTCTATGTGCTTGAGGTTAGAAAGACAACAAAGGGGCCTAAAATTATACTCTCAAGAACGCATCCAGGCTTGCTTAAAAGGTTGTTTGAGCTCGAAGTTCCAGAAGTTCATGATGGAGTGGTCGAAATAAAGGCCGTAGTCAGAGAACCAGGTGTGAGGTCTAAAGTGGCAGTTTGGTCAAACGATTCCAATGTTGATCCAGTCGGGGCTTGTGTTGGTTCTAAAGGGGCGAGAGTTCAAGCAGTAAGCAGAGAGCTCTCAGGGGAGAGAATAGATATAGTTAGCTGGAGCTCTGACCCTTTGGAGTTTATAGCTAATGCTTTGAGTCCGGCTAAGGTTTTAAAGATCGAACGGATAGAAGGAGAAGAAAAAGGGGCACGGGTGTGGGTTCCTCCGGATCAGCTATCTCTTGCTATAGGAAGGGAAGGACAGAACGCCCGTTTGGTAGCGAGACTAACAGGATGGCGAATTGATATAAAACCCCTTGAAGGAGAGGCTACAGGCGTTGACGAGGGGTAA
- a CDS encoding ribosome maturation factor RimP, whose translation MDFRAIARQIESAIQKTVEREGVELLGVEFTTEGGRRVLRIYIDSSEGISLRECERVSRAVDPLLDSMDIIEGRYFLEVSSPGLNRPLFKKKDYERFKGSTVKINTIEPVEGRRNFTGEIIDVGESEVIVKVNGVEFRISFENINKARLVEEPKLKKEEKRK comes from the coding sequence ATGGACTTTAGAGCGATAGCCAGACAAATTGAGAGTGCCATTCAGAAAACGGTAGAGAGAGAAGGCGTTGAGCTCCTTGGCGTGGAATTCACAACAGAGGGCGGAAGAAGGGTGCTTAGAATTTATATAGATTCGAGCGAGGGGATATCTTTAAGAGAGTGTGAGAGAGTAAGTAGAGCTGTAGATCCTCTCCTGGATAGCATGGATATTATAGAAGGAAGATATTTTCTTGAGGTTTCTTCTCCTGGCTTAAACAGGCCTTTATTTAAGAAAAAAGATTATGAGCGATTTAAAGGATCAACTGTTAAAATTAATACAATTGAGCCAGTTGAAGGAAGGAGAAACTTCACAGGTGAGATAATAGATGTAGGTGAGAGCGAGGTTATCGTAAAAGTAAACGGTGTTGAGTTCAGGATCTCATTCGAGAATATAAATAAGGCAAGGCTTGTTGAGGAACCAAAGCTTAAAAAGGAGGAAAAGAGAAAGTGA
- a CDS encoding M48 family metalloprotease, translated as MRRIVSTAFLAIFLIVGNPFLFKAWSLNEAKLGEKLAKEVEKEFPLSKDPVEVSRVEAVGYNLVRFSSRKDIRYRFKVIAKKDINAFSLPGGYVYIFKGMLNFVRTESELAAVLAHEVAHIEYKHALRQMANAQRMTIYALIIAAATRTGAGIIGADLLRLAILNKYSRKYEEEADRRSIKLMMRAGYDPVAALTLMERLCALSQRKPPRDYGIMMDHPTLMERAKYILKELKSLGVEINRRKAANYLPVIVGKNGLDVYLGKTLLFSASSPSKAKEFAQSLDRALRVDLEPFQISVSGNKLFISGKFVFQGKRKEVESVREKLVKILLDFRVKYMPF; from the coding sequence ATGAGAAGGATCGTTTCTACTGCCTTTTTAGCAATTTTTCTCATTGTAGGAAATCCTTTTTTGTTCAAAGCGTGGTCTTTGAACGAAGCAAAGCTTGGTGAAAAGCTTGCTAAGGAAGTGGAGAAAGAATTCCCCCTGAGTAAAGACCCCGTAGAAGTGTCTCGCGTTGAAGCGGTTGGGTATAATCTTGTCCGCTTTTCCTCAAGGAAGGATATAAGATATCGCTTTAAGGTTATAGCGAAGAAGGATATTAATGCATTTTCATTACCTGGAGGATATGTTTACATATTTAAAGGTATGCTTAATTTCGTTAGGACTGAATCGGAGTTAGCTGCTGTCTTGGCACATGAGGTAGCCCATATCGAATACAAGCATGCTTTAAGGCAGATGGCTAACGCTCAGCGCATGACTATCTATGCTCTTATAATAGCTGCTGCAACTCGAACTGGCGCTGGAATAATAGGAGCTGATCTACTGAGATTAGCTATACTAAACAAATACAGCAGAAAGTATGAAGAAGAGGCGGATCGCAGATCTATAAAGCTTATGATGAGAGCCGGATATGACCCAGTGGCAGCATTAACCTTGATGGAGAGGCTGTGCGCTCTTTCGCAAAGAAAGCCTCCCCGAGATTACGGGATAATGATGGACCATCCCACTTTAATGGAAAGAGCTAAATATATACTCAAGGAGCTCAAAAGCCTTGGAGTAGAAATAAACAGGAGAAAAGCTGCTAACTATCTTCCTGTAATTGTAGGGAAAAATGGATTAGACGTATATCTTGGTAAAACGCTGCTTTTTAGCGCTTCCTCTCCTTCTAAAGCGAAGGAGTTTGCCCAAAGTTTAGACAGAGCTTTGAGAGTTGATCTTGAACCTTTTCAGATAAGTGTAAGCGGAAATAAGCTTTTTATCTCTGGCAAATTTGTGTTTCAAGGTAAAAGGAAGGAGGTAGAATCAGTTAGGGAGAAGCTGGTGAAAATACTTTTAGATTTTAGGGTAAAATATATGCCTTTTTAA